In a genomic window of Bicyclus anynana chromosome 5, ilBicAnyn1.1, whole genome shotgun sequence:
- the LOC112047587 gene encoding plasma membrane ascorbate-dependent reductase CYBRD1-like isoform X3: MRQRYQLKQRPQRSRSYDSEEHERGACEWCEYALVITLATILLIGVSALTIFWTFFYREGYGWADDIPEKQFNLHPTLMIAGFITFSGFSVLLYRICRCFRRIYVKLLHAIFHALAFPCIVIGFLAVLDFHNKKGINNFYSLHSWIGFVAMGLFGLQYAVGFFSFLLLLICNKGTANFRASLVPIHAAFGVLTFVLGVCACLTGLTEKALFTLGADRYSGLPDEGVIINAIGVAIIAILAVVMYILSRNKFRADARDMRASVDL; the protein is encoded by the exons ACAACGCAGCCGTTCGTACGACTCGGAGGAACACGAGCGGGGTGCTTGCGAATGGTGCGAGTATGCGCTGGTTATCACCCTCGCCACCATCCTGCTCATCGGCGTCTCGGCGCTGACCATCTTCTGGACGTTCTTCTACAGAGAAGGATATGGCTGGGCCGACGACATCCCGGAAAAGCAGTTCAATCTACATCCTACGCTCATGATTGCTGGATTTATCACTTTTAGTGGTTTCT cgGTGCTGTTATATCGTATCTGCCGGTGCTTTAGACGTATATACGTCAAGCTCTTGCACGCGATCTTCCACGCCCTGGCGTTCCCGTGCATCGTCATCGGCTTCCTCGCCGTCCTCGACTTCCACAACAAGAAGGGCATCAACAACTTCTACTCTCTCCACAGCTGGATTGGATTCGTTGCTATGGGACTGTTTGGACTTCAG TATGCCGTCGGTTTCTTCAGCTTCCTTCTACTGTTGATTTGTAATAAAGGCACGGCTAACTTCCGTGCTTCGTTGGTGCCCATTCACGCTGCGTTCGGAGTGCTCACTTTTGTCCTCGGCGTGTGTGCTTGCCTCACCGGATTGACTGAAAAGGCTCTCTTCACCCTTGG TGCGGATCGGTACAGCGGGCTGCCGGACGAGGGGGTCATCATCAACGCCATCGGAGTCGCCATCATTGCCATACTGGCTGTGGTCATGTACATACTGTCCAGGAACAAATTCAGAGCTGACGCGCGCGATATGAGGGCCTCTGTTGATTTGTAG
- the LOC112047587 gene encoding plasma membrane ascorbate-dependent reductase CYBRD1-like isoform X4, translated as MTRKSQPQRSRSYDSEEHERGACEWCEYALVITLATILLIGVSALTIFWTFFYREGYGWADDIPEKQFNLHPTLMIAGFITFSGFSVLLYRICRCFRRIYVKLLHAIFHALAFPCIVIGFLAVLDFHNKKGINNFYSLHSWIGFVAMGLFGLQYAVGFFSFLLLLICNKGTANFRASLVPIHAAFGVLTFVLGVCACLTGLTEKALFTLGADRYSGLPDEGVIINAIGVAIIAILAVVMYILSRNKFRADARDMRASVDL; from the exons ACAACGCAGCCGTTCGTACGACTCGGAGGAACACGAGCGGGGTGCTTGCGAATGGTGCGAGTATGCGCTGGTTATCACCCTCGCCACCATCCTGCTCATCGGCGTCTCGGCGCTGACCATCTTCTGGACGTTCTTCTACAGAGAAGGATATGGCTGGGCCGACGACATCCCGGAAAAGCAGTTCAATCTACATCCTACGCTCATGATTGCTGGATTTATCACTTTTAGTGGTTTCT cgGTGCTGTTATATCGTATCTGCCGGTGCTTTAGACGTATATACGTCAAGCTCTTGCACGCGATCTTCCACGCCCTGGCGTTCCCGTGCATCGTCATCGGCTTCCTCGCCGTCCTCGACTTCCACAACAAGAAGGGCATCAACAACTTCTACTCTCTCCACAGCTGGATTGGATTCGTTGCTATGGGACTGTTTGGACTTCAG TATGCCGTCGGTTTCTTCAGCTTCCTTCTACTGTTGATTTGTAATAAAGGCACGGCTAACTTCCGTGCTTCGTTGGTGCCCATTCACGCTGCGTTCGGAGTGCTCACTTTTGTCCTCGGCGTGTGTGCTTGCCTCACCGGATTGACTGAAAAGGCTCTCTTCACCCTTGG TGCGGATCGGTACAGCGGGCTGCCGGACGAGGGGGTCATCATCAACGCCATCGGAGTCGCCATCATTGCCATACTGGCTGTGGTCATGTACATACTGTCCAGGAACAAATTCAGAGCTGACGCGCGCGATATGAGGGCCTCTGTTGATTTGTAG